One Anguilla rostrata isolate EN2019 chromosome 15, ASM1855537v3, whole genome shotgun sequence genomic window carries:
- the LOC135240336 gene encoding beta-1,3-galactosyltransferase 1 — MPSKVSCFYVLTVVCWASALWYLSVSRPTSSYAGQISVPVRKAAKPKNATFGNIRTRPLNPHAFDFVINEPGKCESAAPFLVILISTTHKEFDARQAIRETWGDESAFGDVGVVTLFLLGRNTDAVLNQMVEQESQIFHDIVVEDFVDSYHNLTLKTLMGMRWVATFCSKAKYVMKTDSDIFVNMDNLVYKLLKPATKPRRRYFTGYVINGGPIRDVRSKWYMPRDLYPESKYPPFCSGTGYVFSADVAELIYKTSLHTRLLHLEDVYVGLCLRKLGIHPFQNSGFNHWKMAYSLCRYRRVITVHQISPEEMHRVWNDMSSKKHLRC; from the coding sequence ATGCCGTCGAAAGTCTCGTGCTTCTACGTTCTGACGGTCGTTTGCTGGGCGAGCGCTCTGTGGTACCTGAGCGTGTCGCGCCCGACGTCCTCCTACGCGGGGCAGATCTCGGTGCCCGTGCGCAAGGCCGCCAAACCGAAGAACGCCACCTTCGGCAACATCCGGACGCGGCCGCTGAACCCGCACGCCTTCGACTTCGTCATCAACGAGCCGGGGAAGTGCGAGAGCGCCGCGCCGTTCCTCGTCATCCTCATCAGCACCACGCACAAGGAGTTCGACGCGCGGCAGGCCATCCGCGAGACCTGGGGCGACGAGAGCGCCTTCGGCGACGTGGGCGTGGTCACCCTCTTCCTGCTGGGCCGGAACACCGACGCCGTCCTCAACCAGATGGTGGAGCAGGAGAGCCAGATCTTCCACGACATCGTGGTGGAGGACTTCGTCGACTCCTACCACAACCTCACCCTCAAGACCCTGATGGGCATGAGGTGGGTGGCCACCTTCTGCTCCAAGGCCAAGTACGTCATGAAGACCGACAGCGACATCTTCGTCAACATGGACAACCTGGTCTACAAGCTCCTCAAGCCCGCCACCAAGCCCAGGCGGAGGTACTTCACGGGGTACGTGATAAACGGGGGCCCCATCCGGGACGTGCGCAGCAAGTGGTACATGCCTCGAGACCTGTACCCCGAGAGCAAGTACCCGCCGTTCTGCTCGGGCACGGGCTACGTGTTCTCGGCGGACGTGGCCGAGCTCATCTACAAGACGTCGCTCCACACCCGGCTGCTCCACCTGGAGGACGTGTACGTGGGGCTCTGCCTGCGCAAGCTGGGCATCCACCCCTTCCAGAACAGTGGCTTCAATCACTGGAAGATGGCCTACAGCCTCTGCCGGTACCGCCGGGTCATCACCGTGCACCAGATCTCCCCCGAGGAAATGCACAGGGTCTGGAACGACATGTCCAGCAAAAAGCACCTCCGGTGTTGA